In Aureibaculum algae, the following are encoded in one genomic region:
- a CDS encoding glycoside hydrolase family 130 protein has protein sequence MYKINGTIAKKKKRYAKLISKKNKPVSNSNGIYTRYKYPVVTADHTPIHWRYDFDPKTNPFELERIGINGTFNAGAMKWNGKYLLCLRVEGNDRKSFFAIAESPNGVDHFKFWDKPCIIPEIEGDPDTNIYDMRLIDHEDGWIYGVFCTERKDPNAPQGDTSSATANAGIVRTKDLIHWERLPDLISSSGQQRNVVLHPEFVKGKYAIYTRPQDGFIDVGNGGGIGLGYIDDMANPVVKNEKIINNKIYHTVYELKNGQGPAPIKTKKGWLHLAHGVRNTAAGLRYTLYMFMTDLNDISKVIHQPAGHFMAPINGERVGDVSNVLFSNGWIEDDNGTVYIYYASSDTRMHVAVSSIDKLLDYVMHSPEDKYSSANSVQTILNLIDKNSKQQ, from the coding sequence ATGTACAAGATAAATGGCACAATAGCCAAGAAAAAAAAGAGATATGCTAAATTGATTAGCAAAAAAAATAAACCCGTTTCCAATTCAAATGGGATCTATACACGATATAAATATCCTGTAGTAACAGCAGATCATACGCCAATTCATTGGAGGTATGATTTTGACCCTAAAACAAATCCTTTTGAGTTAGAACGAATAGGTATTAACGGTACTTTTAATGCTGGTGCCATGAAATGGAATGGCAAGTATTTGCTGTGCTTAAGAGTAGAAGGAAACGATCGTAAGTCATTTTTTGCAATTGCAGAAAGTCCCAACGGTGTAGATCATTTTAAATTTTGGGATAAACCATGTATAATTCCTGAAATTGAAGGAGATCCAGATACCAATATTTATGATATGCGTTTAATTGATCATGAAGATGGGTGGATTTATGGTGTGTTCTGTACAGAGCGTAAAGACCCTAATGCACCTCAAGGAGATACGAGTTCTGCCACAGCGAACGCAGGGATAGTTAGAACAAAAGATCTTATTCACTGGGAGCGTTTGCCTGATTTAATCTCAAGTTCTGGTCAACAACGAAATGTAGTGTTGCATCCCGAATTTGTAAAGGGTAAATATGCCATTTATACGCGTCCGCAAGACGGATTTATAGATGTTGGTAATGGTGGTGGTATAGGCCTTGGTTATATTGATGACATGGCAAATCCTGTAGTGAAAAATGAAAAAATAATTAATAATAAAATTTATCATACGGTCTATGAATTAAAAAATGGGCAAGGACCAGCACCGATTAAAACCAAAAAAGGTTGGCTGCATCTAGCTCACGGAGTTCGAAATACAGCAGCAGGTTTGCGTTATACATTATATATGTTTATGACGGACTTAAATGATATTTCAAAAGTAATTCATCAACCTGCAGGGCACTTTATGGCTCCCATAAATGGTGAGAGAGTAGGGGATGTTTCAAATGTTTTATTCTCTAACGGTTGGATTGAAGATGACAATGGCACGGTGTACATTTATTATGCATCGTCAGATACTAGGATGCACGTTGCGGTATCGTCAATTGACAAATTGTTAGATTATGTTATGCATTCTCCTGAAGATAAATACTCATCCGCAAATTCTGTACAAACAATTCTCAATCTTATAGATAAAAATAGCAAACAACAGTGA
- a CDS encoding TolB family protein, with product MKHLFLITITLSILFSYGQESIKPNQRMKNSNNYGIFENQTNIGNPVIKGSIDYNKETQEYTITGSGVNVWGANDQFQYIYKSIQGDFILRARVKFVGKGTDPHRKIGWMVRNNLSSNSPEVHASIHGDGLTSLQYRKTNGGETEQIIESDNKMPDVVQLERRGNEYYMSTAKFGDSLVTTKLEGVQLRNEVFVGLYVCSHNPDVIEKAIFSNVRIVKPASKDFVEYRDYIGSTLEIMNVETGKRKTLLSSGHSLQAPNWINQDKELVYNSNGFLYNFDIKTKEVKQIETGFATSNNNDHVFSFDEKVLGISHHNQKDNGISSIYIMDPKGDSTPRKITPDGVGASYLHGISPDNKKLIFTGHRNNKYDIFSIEIESRKETQLTDTKDLDDGSEYSPDGKYIFFNSNRTGNMQLWRMEADGSNPTQLTFNTNFKDWFPHVSPNGKWIAFISFPPSIAFGSHPFYKHCTLRLMPMEGGTQKIIAYIYGGQGTLNVPSWSKDSKHLAFITNSDNL from the coding sequence ATGAAACATCTATTTCTTATAACCATTACCTTGAGTATTCTATTTTCTTATGGACAAGAATCAATCAAACCAAATCAAAGAATGAAAAATTCAAATAACTATGGGATTTTTGAGAATCAAACAAATATTGGAAACCCTGTCATTAAGGGCTCTATTGATTATAATAAGGAGACACAAGAATATACAATTACGGGTTCTGGAGTAAATGTTTGGGGAGCAAATGATCAATTTCAATATATCTACAAATCCATTCAAGGTGATTTTATATTGCGAGCTAGAGTGAAATTTGTTGGAAAAGGTACAGACCCACATCGTAAAATAGGTTGGATGGTTCGCAATAATTTAAGTTCAAACTCTCCAGAGGTACATGCCTCAATTCATGGAGATGGATTAACATCTTTACAATACCGAAAAACGAATGGAGGAGAAACGGAGCAAATAATTGAATCAGATAATAAAATGCCAGATGTTGTTCAATTAGAACGTCGAGGGAATGAATATTACATGTCAACTGCCAAATTTGGTGATTCACTAGTAACAACAAAGTTAGAGGGAGTACAATTAAGAAATGAGGTATTCGTAGGTTTATATGTATGTTCTCATAATCCGGATGTTATAGAAAAAGCTATATTTAGTAATGTCCGTATTGTTAAGCCAGCCTCCAAAGATTTTGTGGAATATAGAGACTATATAGGAAGTACCTTAGAAATAATGAATGTAGAGACTGGAAAGCGAAAAACATTACTTAGTTCAGGGCATTCACTTCAGGCTCCTAACTGGATTAATCAAGATAAAGAGTTGGTTTACAACTCGAATGGATTCTTATATAATTTTGATATTAAAACAAAGGAAGTAAAACAGATAGAAACAGGATTTGCCACTAGTAATAATAATGACCATGTATTTTCCTTTGACGAAAAAGTATTAGGCATAAGCCATCATAATCAAAAAGATAATGGAATCTCATCTATCTATATTATGGATCCAAAAGGTGATTCAACACCAAGAAAGATTACCCCTGATGGTGTTGGAGCTTCTTATTTACATGGAATTTCACCTGACAATAAAAAATTAATTTTTACGGGTCACCGAAATAATAAATATGACATCTTTAGTATCGAAATTGAATCAAGAAAAGAGACACAGTTAACAGACACCAAAGATCTTGATGACGGATCTGAATATTCACCAGACGGAAAGTACATCTTTTTTAATTCTAACAGAACGGGTAATATGCAATTATGGAGAATGGAAGCCGATGGAAGCAATCCTACACAATTAACTTTTAATACTAATTTTAAAGATTGGTTTCCACATGTCTCTCCTAATGGCAAGTGGATAGCTTTTATTTCTTTCCCACCATCTATTGCATTTGGTAGTCATCCTTTTTATAAGCATTGCACCTTACGATTAATGCCTATGGAAGGTGGCACTCAAAAAATTATTGCATACATTTATGGTGGTCAAGGCACTTTAAACGTTCCTAGTTGGTCAAAAGACAGTAAACATTTAGCATTTATCACTAATTCCGATAATCTATAA
- a CDS encoding sialate O-acetylesterase: MKKHLLYIFLIVSQIAFADVRLPSILTDHMVLQQKSEVKLWGWSDPDEEIVITPSWSATAYKVKGSNQAYWETIITTPSAGGPFTISFKGNNTLILNDILIGEVWLCSGQSNMEMSAAWGIENGEEEVKNANQPTIRFYTAPKISAKFPQLNIVSQWEICSPISMKKNSALAYFFAKRLQEVDPDVPVGLIISAWGGTPAETWMPEEVINNDTLLLKTANSLKPVPWGPVEPARTFNAMINPLIDYTIAGALWYQGEANVGSNNYTHTLPALIKSWRNLWKNDFPFYIVQIAPYQYGENNFNGAIIRDAQRVVSMEIPNTDMVITSDISTIDDIHPKDKKTVGIRLANLALTKHYKKNNDLVNGPSFKKISVTKNKVNVYFDYAEGLYFNNKQLLFEVAGDDGNFYPAKAKVFKETIKVSSKKVKNPTKVRFAWGNTVQSNLFNKANLPASTFITK; encoded by the coding sequence ATGAAAAAACACTTATTATATATTTTCTTAATCGTTTCGCAAATAGCATTTGCTGACGTCAGACTACCAAGCATATTGACAGACCATATGGTATTGCAGCAAAAAAGTGAAGTTAAACTCTGGGGATGGTCGGACCCAGATGAAGAAATTGTCATAACACCCTCTTGGAGTGCTACAGCATATAAAGTTAAAGGATCTAACCAAGCATATTGGGAAACTATTATTACAACTCCATCTGCTGGAGGACCTTTTACAATATCCTTCAAAGGCAATAATACACTAATTCTTAATGATATTTTAATTGGAGAGGTCTGGCTGTGTTCTGGGCAATCTAACATGGAAATGTCTGCAGCATGGGGTATTGAAAATGGTGAAGAGGAAGTGAAAAATGCCAACCAACCAACTATTCGATTTTATACCGCACCAAAAATTAGTGCAAAATTTCCACAATTGAATATTGTTTCTCAATGGGAAATTTGCAGTCCTATTTCCATGAAAAAAAATAGTGCTTTAGCTTATTTTTTCGCAAAAAGATTGCAAGAAGTCGATCCTGATGTACCCGTAGGGCTTATTATCTCAGCCTGGGGTGGTACACCGGCTGAAACTTGGATGCCTGAAGAAGTAATTAACAACGATACACTATTGTTAAAAACCGCAAATTCATTAAAACCAGTACCTTGGGGTCCAGTAGAACCAGCTAGAACTTTTAACGCGATGATAAACCCGTTGATAGACTACACAATTGCAGGTGCATTATGGTATCAAGGAGAAGCAAATGTTGGTTCTAATAATTATACCCACACACTTCCAGCATTAATTAAGTCTTGGCGTAATTTATGGAAAAATGATTTTCCATTCTATATTGTTCAAATTGCACCGTATCAATATGGTGAAAATAATTTTAATGGTGCCATAATACGAGATGCTCAACGTGTGGTATCTATGGAAATTCCAAATACCGATATGGTTATAACTAGTGACATTTCAACTATAGACGACATACATCCTAAAGATAAAAAAACGGTTGGAATACGGTTAGCAAACTTAGCTTTGACAAAACATTACAAAAAGAATAATGACTTGGTAAATGGTCCATCATTCAAAAAAATTAGCGTTACCAAAAATAAAGTAAATGTTTATTTTGACTATGCAGAAGGACTGTACTTTAATAATAAGCAACTATTATTTGAAGTAGCTGGTGATGATGGTAATTTTTATCCAGCCAAAGCCAAAGTTTTTAAGGAAACCATAAAGGTATCATCTAAAAAAGTAAAAAATCCAACAAAAGTAAGATTTGCATGGGGCAACACCGTACAATCAAATTTATTTAACAAAGCAAACCTACCTGCTTCAACTTTTATAACAAAATAG
- a CDS encoding GH1 family beta-glucosidase, which translates to MIKFSNDFVWGTATSSYQIEGAHNIDGKGPSIWDAFCTIPNRIKNGDNANEAIDHYHNYKEDVALLKSQGFTAYRFSISWSRIMPEGKGKINEEGIQFYNNLIDELLANDITPWVTLYHWDLPLALQMENDGWLNPDIACYFEAYAKVCFKHFGDRVKNWITLNEPWVVSILGYGQGVFAPGRVSNSEPYLVGHHLLLAHAHAVNLYKTEFAHQNGIIGITNNCDWREPLTDKPEDIEAAQRALLFFIGWFADPIYLGDYPKVMKDRLGDRLPKFTVDEKKLIKNSSDFFGLNHYTTMYAAQDDNKGVKSSVYGNGGISEDQDVLLTQDESWPLTEFNWAVVPWGCYKLLDWISKRYNNPDIYITENGFACDDKLENGKVNDTDRLDYYRQYLEACHKAIENGIKLKGYFAWSLFDNFEWASGYSIRFGINYIDYKTMERIPKASANWFKEAIKNKGW; encoded by the coding sequence ATGATAAAATTTTCAAATGATTTTGTATGGGGTACAGCCACCTCTTCCTACCAAATAGAAGGTGCACATAACATTGACGGAAAAGGACCATCAATATGGGATGCTTTTTGCACCATTCCTAATCGCATAAAAAATGGAGATAATGCAAATGAAGCCATAGACCATTATCATAATTACAAGGAAGATGTTGCCTTATTAAAATCTCAAGGATTTACCGCCTATCGCTTTTCCATTTCCTGGTCTAGAATTATGCCAGAAGGGAAAGGGAAAATCAATGAAGAAGGCATCCAGTTTTATAATAATTTAATTGACGAATTGTTAGCTAATGATATAACCCCTTGGGTAACTTTATATCATTGGGACTTACCTTTAGCTCTTCAAATGGAAAATGATGGATGGTTAAATCCAGATATTGCTTGCTACTTTGAAGCTTACGCAAAAGTGTGTTTTAAACATTTTGGTGATCGTGTTAAAAACTGGATAACACTTAACGAACCATGGGTAGTTTCTATCTTAGGCTATGGTCAAGGTGTTTTTGCACCAGGTAGAGTTTCTAATTCAGAGCCATATTTGGTAGGTCATCATTTATTATTAGCACATGCCCATGCTGTGAATTTATATAAAACGGAATTTGCACATCAAAATGGTATCATAGGAATTACAAATAATTGCGATTGGAGAGAACCACTTACAGATAAACCTGAAGACATTGAAGCTGCCCAGCGTGCTCTTTTATTTTTTATTGGCTGGTTTGCAGATCCTATTTACTTAGGAGATTATCCTAAAGTAATGAAAGATAGACTTGGAGATAGACTGCCTAAATTTACCGTAGACGAAAAAAAATTGATTAAAAACTCTTCAGATTTTTTTGGACTTAATCATTACACCACAATGTACGCTGCCCAAGATGATAACAAAGGCGTAAAAAGTAGCGTTTATGGCAATGGAGGCATTTCTGAAGATCAAGATGTACTACTAACGCAAGATGAATCATGGCCTCTAACAGAATTTAATTGGGCAGTTGTGCCTTGGGGTTGTTATAAATTACTTGATTGGATTAGTAAACGATATAACAATCCTGATATTTATATTACTGAAAACGGATTTGCCTGTGACGACAAATTAGAAAATGGAAAAGTAAATGACACAGACAGATTAGATTATTACAGACAATATCTTGAGGCTTGCCACAAAGCAATTGAAAACGGAATAAAACTAAAAGGCTATTTCGCGTGGAGCCTCTTTGATAATTTCGAATGGGCTTCGGGCTATTCTATCCGATTTGGAATAAACTATATAGATTACAAAACCATGGAAAGGATTCCTAAAGCATCTGCCAATTGGTTTAAAGAAGCTATTAAAAATAAAGGATGGTAA
- a CDS encoding AGE family epimerase/isomerase, translating to MNVLNYWSLNTLDHNHGGFLGKINHFNVVVPKASKGIILNTRILWSFSAASNHLKTNEYRSICDRAYTYLKSYFKDSNHKGVFWELDYKGNPINTRKQVYAQAFTIYALSEYYMFTENEEAKIWALEIFNLLEKYAKDDVNVGYFEAFNETWSPIQDMRLSEKDMNASKTMNTHLHILEAYTALLKICDNGELKASLKHLIEIFFEKFLNSNNHFDLFFDDQWNLLGNTISYGHDIEAAWLLIEAAKLVEDEALLNKANKLAIMIADSFLNEGIDSEGAVINEKNLDTNHIDTDRHWWPQVEALVGLNYAYNLKKNQRYIESSLKIWEFTKKYLIDYENGEWFFRVDKNGAPYREEDKVSMWKAPYHTSRAFIILNS from the coding sequence ATGAATGTGCTAAATTACTGGTCATTAAATACTTTAGATCATAACCATGGCGGTTTTTTAGGTAAAATTAATCACTTCAATGTTGTCGTGCCAAAAGCCTCTAAAGGTATTATTTTAAATACACGAATTCTTTGGTCATTTTCAGCAGCTTCAAATCATCTAAAAACAAATGAATACAGGTCAATTTGCGATAGAGCGTATACCTATTTAAAAAGCTATTTTAAAGATTCAAACCACAAAGGTGTTTTTTGGGAGTTAGATTATAAAGGAAATCCGATAAACACGCGAAAGCAAGTTTATGCTCAAGCCTTTACTATTTATGCACTGTCTGAATACTATATGTTTACAGAAAATGAAGAGGCTAAAATTTGGGCACTAGAAATTTTTAACCTTCTTGAAAAATATGCCAAAGATGATGTGAATGTTGGCTACTTCGAGGCATTTAATGAAACTTGGAGTCCGATTCAAGATATGAGATTAAGTGAAAAGGATATGAATGCATCTAAAACGATGAATACACACCTTCATATTTTAGAAGCATATACCGCTTTGTTAAAAATTTGTGATAATGGCGAGTTAAAAGCATCATTAAAACATTTGATTGAAATATTCTTTGAAAAATTTCTTAATTCTAATAATCATTTTGATTTGTTTTTTGATGATCAATGGAATTTGTTAGGTAATACCATTTCTTATGGACATGATATTGAAGCAGCTTGGTTATTGATAGAAGCAGCTAAGCTTGTTGAAGATGAAGCCTTACTGAATAAAGCAAACAAATTAGCAATAATGATAGCTGATTCTTTTTTAAATGAGGGAATAGATAGTGAAGGGGCTGTAATAAATGAAAAGAATTTAGATACCAATCATATTGATACTGATAGGCATTGGTGGCCCCAAGTAGAAGCACTTGTAGGGTTGAATTATGCTTATAATTTAAAAAAGAATCAGAGGTACATTGAAAGTTCATTAAAGATTTGGGAATTCACAAAAAAGTACCTGATTGATTATGAAAATGGAGAGTGGTTTTTTAGAGTCGATAAAAACGGTGCCCCTTATAGAGAGGAAGATAAAGTAAGTATGTGGAAAGCACCTTACCACACCTCAAGGGCATTTATAATCTTAAACAGTTAG
- a CDS encoding glycoside hydrolase family 9 protein, with translation MKYYILVVFISISFLMQSQTLSKYIVVDQFGYRPDSEKIAVMRDPVTGFDASESFSPGVQYALVNVNSGATVYTGNIVSFNSGLVDPSSGDRAWWFDFSSYQTPGTYYILDVTKNLKSYDFVINDNVYEEVLKHAFRTFFYQRAGYSKGVQYAGAKWSDGASHLAALQDSECRKFDTPNDASSQKDLSGGWYDAGDYNKYTSWTANYIVSLLKAYKKNPDACGDNYNLPYSGNGIPDLIDEVKWGLDYLLKLQETNGSMISVVSLSQASPPSSTTGRSLYGGVNTSGTLASAAAFAYGAKVFNEMGMTVYGADLLQSATNAWNWADNNPNVVWENNSASYNSVGIGAGQQETNDYGRLALKVKAATYLFDLTNNVTYKTFVENNYQDIHLMLWNFAFPFEHEDQESLLYYASLTGVSSAVANAIKNTYKNAMQSSRNFGGLTNELDPYLAHLEDYVWGSNGTKSKKGLMFSDYVGYNIDNTNNEDALRAAERYLHYLHGVNPLNFCYLSNMYDYGADNGVNEFYHAWFADGTDWDNVQNDSKGPAPGFLTGGPNPSYDWDDCCSSGGCSGQTCNTAQVSRIKGQPKQKAYDDFNTTWPMNSWEVTENSNGYQVAYISLLSQFVAKSGSLSVNENENNSLKVKYFPNPFHEELNIEVSENFSYTFYDVTGRAISSGNCDAHCKINEVAVIPGIYLLKIRTLYGSKILKVIKQ, from the coding sequence ATGAAATATTATATTCTAGTTGTGTTCATCAGTATTTCATTTTTGATGCAATCGCAAACACTGTCGAAATACATTGTAGTTGATCAATTTGGGTATCGTCCTGATTCTGAAAAAATTGCTGTTATGAGAGATCCTGTAACGGGTTTTGATGCCTCAGAATCGTTTTCTCCAGGTGTTCAATATGCTTTAGTTAACGTTAATAGTGGTGCAACTGTTTATACTGGAAATATAGTTTCTTTCAATTCAGGTTTAGTAGATCCGTCATCGGGTGATAGAGCTTGGTGGTTCGATTTTTCGTCCTACCAAACTCCAGGCACTTATTATATTCTCGATGTAACTAAAAATCTAAAATCATACGATTTTGTCATCAATGATAATGTTTATGAAGAGGTTTTAAAACATGCTTTTCGTACTTTTTTCTATCAACGAGCCGGGTATTCTAAAGGTGTGCAATATGCTGGTGCAAAATGGTCTGATGGAGCAAGTCATTTGGCAGCATTACAAGATTCGGAGTGCAGAAAATTTGATACACCTAATGATGCCTCTTCGCAAAAGGATTTAAGTGGAGGATGGTATGATGCAGGCGATTACAATAAGTATACCTCATGGACGGCTAATTATATTGTTAGCTTATTAAAAGCGTATAAAAAAAATCCTGATGCATGTGGAGATAATTATAACTTGCCTTATTCTGGAAATGGTATTCCTGATCTAATTGATGAAGTAAAATGGGGGCTCGATTACTTGCTAAAATTGCAGGAAACCAATGGTTCCATGATAAGTGTTGTAAGTCTTTCGCAAGCTTCACCGCCGTCTTCAACTACGGGAAGAAGTTTGTATGGAGGTGTAAATACATCTGGTACGTTGGCTTCTGCAGCTGCATTTGCTTATGGGGCTAAAGTATTTAATGAAATGGGAATGACTGTATATGGGGCTGATCTTTTACAAAGTGCGACCAATGCTTGGAATTGGGCAGATAATAACCCGAATGTTGTTTGGGAAAATAATAGTGCTTCTTATAATTCAGTGGGCATTGGTGCTGGTCAACAAGAAACGAATGATTATGGCAGATTGGCTTTAAAAGTAAAGGCGGCAACCTATTTGTTTGATCTTACAAATAATGTAACCTACAAGACATTTGTAGAGAATAATTATCAAGATATTCATTTAATGCTTTGGAATTTTGCGTTCCCCTTTGAACATGAAGATCAAGAGTCGTTGTTGTATTATGCCAGTCTCACGGGAGTATCTTCAGCAGTTGCTAACGCGATAAAAAATACCTATAAAAACGCCATGCAATCTTCAAGAAATTTTGGAGGTTTAACAAATGAATTAGACCCGTACTTAGCACATTTGGAGGACTATGTTTGGGGGAGTAATGGTACAAAGTCAAAAAAGGGACTTATGTTTTCAGATTATGTAGGTTACAATATTGATAATACGAATAATGAAGATGCTTTAAGAGCTGCAGAGCGTTATTTACATTACCTTCATGGAGTAAATCCTTTAAACTTTTGTTATCTCTCAAATATGTATGATTACGGGGCTGATAATGGTGTAAATGAATTTTATCATGCATGGTTTGCAGATGGAACGGATTGGGATAATGTGCAGAATGATTCAAAAGGGCCTGCTCCGGGGTTTTTAACGGGTGGACCAAATCCTAGTTATGATTGGGATGATTGTTGTTCATCAGGAGGTTGCAGTGGTCAAACGTGCAATACGGCTCAGGTTAGTAGAATTAAAGGGCAGCCTAAGCAAAAAGCCTATGATGATTTTAATACAACTTGGCCAATGAATTCTTGGGAGGTTACCGAAAATAGTAATGGTTATCAAGTTGCGTACATAAGTTTACTATCACAATTTGTTGCCAAAAGTGGTTCTTTATCAGTAAATGAAAACGAAAATAATTCACTTAAAGTAAAATATTTTCCAAATCCTTTCCATGAAGAATTAAATATTGAAGTCAGTGAAAATTTTAGTTATACTTTTTATGATGTAACAGGGAGGGCAATCAGCTCAGGTAATTGCGATGCTCATTGTAAAATTAATGAAGTTGCTGTAATACCAGGTATTTACCTTTTAAAAATTAGAACTTTGTATGGTTCGAAAATCTTAAAAGTAATCAAGCAATAG
- a CDS encoding ThuA domain-containing protein: MIFKKRFIQFICIISLGLFVPKNSIAQQQFTVLLITETAGWHHESIPNGITAINELAATHNFKVVRQQEAIKISEDGLKNMDAVIFLNTTANIFDDDEQKAFENFIKSGKGYVGIHAASDTEYEWDWYTKLVGRMFHIHPVIQTAKLNIINHNFPGLEHFPNELLWTDEWYEFGEEKVSDLNYLITVDENYYTPAATWKNRDMDKNGKMVDRTGKGMGNFHPISWYHEFDGGRSFYTALGHIEKVYENQWFKDHLYGGIYYAATGKGIKDK; encoded by the coding sequence ATGATTTTTAAAAAAAGATTTATTCAATTTATATGTATCATTTCCTTGGGCCTATTCGTTCCTAAGAATAGTATTGCCCAGCAACAATTTACAGTTTTATTAATTACAGAAACCGCAGGATGGCATCATGAATCAATTCCAAATGGAATTACAGCCATCAATGAATTGGCTGCAACACATAATTTTAAAGTCGTAAGACAACAAGAAGCCATAAAAATTTCCGAAGATGGGTTAAAAAATATGGATGCCGTAATCTTTTTAAATACCACAGCAAACATTTTTGATGACGATGAGCAGAAAGCCTTTGAAAACTTTATTAAATCTGGTAAGGGATATGTTGGTATCCATGCAGCATCAGATACAGAATACGAGTGGGATTGGTACACCAAACTTGTAGGTAGAATGTTTCATATACATCCCGTAATACAAACAGCCAAACTTAATATTATCAATCATAATTTTCCAGGCTTAGAACATTTTCCTAATGAACTTTTATGGACGGATGAATGGTATGAATTTGGTGAAGAAAAAGTAAGTGATTTAAATTATCTTATTACTGTAGATGAAAATTATTATACCCCTGCAGCTACTTGGAAAAACAGGGATATGGATAAAAATGGTAAAATGGTTGACCGAACTGGAAAAGGGATGGGTAATTTTCATCCAATTTCGTGGTATCATGAATTTGATGGTGGACGGTCTTTTTATACTGCTTTAGGACATATCGAAAAAGTATATGAAAATCAATGGTTTAAAGATCATTTATACGGAGGGATCTATTATGCTGCAACGGGCAAAGGCATTAAAGACAAATAG
- a CDS encoding glycoside hydrolase 5 family protein, translating into MKKTTLMYFMACVILLFSCKNKQSDDDNSDTNTNAIPLITVKDSKFYKGEAPYYFVGTNYWYGPLIAAKNIGDRDRLIKELDLMKSVGIDNLRILVGAEGDGGDSRVHPALQPEQGVYNEDLLDGLDFLMSEMRKRNMYAVLYLNNNWIWSGGMSEYLQWNGYGEVPNPFLEQYSWDQYMTYTSQFHSCKPCKEAFYNHVKFIIQRTNIYTGLKYSEDNTVMSWQVANEPRVLMSPDHEKAFTSWLNETIDLIASLDPNHLISTGTEGKHGFLQDIDMYERVHTNKNIDYLVMHMWPKNWGWYDIDNEKESTLLSIEKATTYMDEHILVAQRLQKPIVMSEFGFPREKESLSKEASVANRNIFYNAIFDRITESKKKQGVLAGLNFWGFAGYAKTNPDNGKWMHGDDFTADPPQEPQGLNSVFASDTSTLKIIKKANKQLME; encoded by the coding sequence ATGAAAAAAACAACATTAATGTATTTTATGGCTTGTGTTATTCTGTTGTTCTCATGCAAGAATAAACAATCTGATGATGATAATAGTGATACTAATACTAATGCTATTCCTTTAATAACGGTTAAAGATTCTAAATTTTACAAAGGTGAAGCTCCATATTATTTCGTGGGTACAAATTATTGGTATGGTCCTTTAATAGCCGCCAAAAACATTGGAGATCGTGATCGGTTAATTAAAGAGTTAGACCTTATGAAATCAGTAGGTATTGATAATCTGCGTATTTTAGTGGGAGCGGAAGGTGATGGAGGTGATTCTAGAGTGCATCCAGCTTTGCAGCCAGAACAGGGTGTGTATAATGAAGATTTACTTGATGGATTGGATTTTTTAATGTCAGAAATGCGTAAGAGAAATATGTACGCCGTTTTGTATTTAAATAATAATTGGATCTGGTCTGGTGGTATGTCTGAGTATTTGCAATGGAATGGGTATGGAGAAGTTCCTAATCCGTTTTTAGAACAATATTCATGGGATCAGTACATGACTTATACAAGTCAATTTCACTCTTGTAAGCCTTGTAAAGAAGCATTTTATAACCATGTAAAATTCATTATACAACGTACAAATATTTATACGGGTTTAAAATACTCAGAAGATAATACAGTTATGTCTTGGCAAGTTGCTAACGAACCAAGAGTTTTAATGAGTCCTGATCATGAAAAAGCTTTTACGTCATGGCTTAATGAAACCATAGATTTAATAGCTTCATTAGATCCAAACCATTTAATATCAACAGGTACCGAAGGTAAGCACGGTTTTTTACAAGATATAGATATGTATGAAAGAGTGCATACGAATAAGAACATTGATTATTTGGTAATGCACATGTGGCCCAAAAATTGGGGTTGGTACGATATTGATAATGAAAAGGAATCTACACTACTTTCTATTGAAAAAGCAACTACTTATATGGATGAACATATACTGGTTGCTCAAAGATTGCAGAAGCCCATTGTAATGTCGGAATTTGGCTTTCCACGTGAAAAGGAAAGTTTATCAAAAGAAGCTTCCGTTGCAAATAGAAATATTTTTTACAATGCCATTTTTGATAGAATTACAGAGAGTAAAAAGAAGCAAGGCGTTTTGGCAGGTTTAAATTTTTGGGGATTTGCCGGCTATGCAAAAACGAATCCTGATAATGGAAAATGGATGCATGGTGATGATTTTACTGCAGATCCACCCCAAGAACCTCAAGGTTTAAATTCTGTATTTGCTTCAGATACTTCAACGCTCAAGATAATTAAGAAAGCGAATAAGCAATTAATGGAATAG